Genomic window (Sulfurovum sp. NBC37-1):
CCAATCATATCTGGATGAATCCATTTTTGGTTCTTATCACTATTATTTTTTGATTGTTCGTGAAAAATAGTTTTTGAATAGATATTCTGATTTTTCAAATAGCTACTTAATAATTTATGCAAATCTCTTTCTTTATATGTTAATGAAGGTTTTATGTTTTTTTTCTTTTCGGATACCTCATTTTGAAGGTTTTCAATATCTAATTCTTGTTCATATTTTGCAAGATAATATAAATAGGTCCCACCTTCTCCTTTTATTCTCTTGACCCTAGAGTCATTATTTCTAATAAAGTCACCAAGCAAGGCTGATATCGTCGCTTCTGGTGTTTTTCCTTTACTAAAATCATAATATTTTTTTGAAGTTATATGATTAAGAACATCTTTATGAGTAACTATTTTTTTTAAATCTTCTAAGCTTTTTAGAATTGCTTCTTTCACTGTCATAATTTTCCTTCAAATTTTTTCAGATAACTATTTATTAGGGGGAAAGTATATCCCTTTATTTATGTTAGGAGTATACAAAAAATATCCTGCTATTTCAAGAAAGGTAGCAATTTGCCATATTGTCAGTAGTTTCTCTTTAGAAACTCTAAGATCGTAAAGTTCTTATGTCCTTTTAGGCAGAAATAAGCCAATATACGGACAAAACTAGTAAATACGGTTTCATCTATGATGAAAAGTTTCTTTAGTAAAGCGTTCCCCTACTTGTTGATTTCAGGCAATAGAGAGGACATGATATCCTGCTCTTTTTAAGGGGAAAAATCGTTTTGTATTGCGAGTGGTGTGCGATCAGTGTTTCTTGATCTCCGCGATGATCACACCTCTGAGATCACCCTCTTTGAAACCTGTCGCTTTGTCGTTCGGATAAGCGGTCTTGATGGCTTCAGAGATCTTGGGAGAAAGATCGGTGCCGTGGCACTTGAGGCAGACAGCTTTGGCAACGAGAGGTTTATAGACTCTTGTTACATCGCCCTCTTCCACTACCTTGATATCTTTCGGGCTGAATTTTTTGGCCTGGATGGATGCAACATATTCCTCCATAACCTTCCGGTCTGTGGCATCGGGTGTATTGACTTTGCCGTTTCTTACTTTGAGGGACGTTCTTCTTACTTTTGCATAAGGAGGAAGTTTCTTGTTCACTTCATTGGTGATATCGTTCGCACTGCCTGTACAGAAGGCAAGCGCGGTCAATCCTGTTTTGTCCTCTTTCATTTTGGCCTGAAGCTGTGATTTGAGGGCACCGCCCAGCATTTTGATGTATTTGACACCTTCGAGTTTAACATTTGGTGTCTGTGCCGTATCGGCTGCCATAGTTGAAGTGGCGATCAGCAAAGATGCTGCAAATAAACTTAGTTTCATACTTTTGTCCTTGTTTTTTATTTTTCGATTATAGTAAAGATAGGTTAACCACAGATAAAACTATATGATACCCAGTGTGCTGTAAATTATCGTTTTATGTCTCATCATGTTCGGTTTCACCTGGCGGCATCGGCACAAAGTATCCTATGAGCAAAAGCAATGTTCCCACCACGATAAAAGAGACAATGCGTTCAATGGTTCCGGAGTGTGCAAGTTCTACAAAGAAGAGTTTGAGTACCACAACGATGAGTAGCCCAAAACCTCCCAGCCAAAGTATTTTTTGCCCATAACGTTTGGAAAGTACCATTAAAACAATGGCTATCATGCTCCAAAGTAATGACAGTCCTGTTTGGAAGTAGTCACTATCCCATAATGCATGCATATTGTATGCTATACCTTGAGAGTGGTGTACCGCTCTTGCGAAAATGACAGTGATCAATAGAATTCCCATTATCGCTACTGCACCATAGAGCGTATTCCCTGCCTCTTTGGACAATAAGTTTTTTTGACGATATCCCCAGTAACCCATCATAGCCAAGACCATTATCTGTATGATGTCAAGCAGGTTGAATACAGGCAATGCATTCCCCACAGGCACCACTGAAAAAGTACGTAGCTGCCATACCCCCAAAGCCGTCAATAGACCGCCTGCACCCAACATCTGGTACGCTTCCCTTTGTTCTTCCAGCCAACCTCTATACTGTTTGGGAAGCATGAGTAAAAAAGAAACTACAAGAGGCACACATGCCAAAGCCATAAGCGAATCACTCTGTTGATGGTAAAGATTTTCTATATGATAATGCAATTCCAAACTAACAACAAGAACAAAGAACCAGAGCCCTGCGACATGAATAGCCTTGGCCCACTGCCATTCTTTTCGGTAGAGATAAAGCAGTAAAAAGTGCAAGAGTAAAAAGATACCATAAAGTACGGCTCCCAAATCTACAAAAGGATGCACATAAAGCAGTCTGATGATACCTCCCGCCTGTAAAAAAAAGACAAGCATCCCCAGAAAAAGAAAGCCCTGAAGAGTCTTTACAAGTAATTGCCACTGTACTTTCATCGTCACAGCAACCAAAAGCAAGGTGCCTGCGATAAGTGTAAACAGAATGTCCTGTCCTGCTACAAAAGCGTATATACGCGGTAAAATATTCAATGTCCCCGTAAACCAGAACAATATGGCAAAAAACAAATAGACTTTAGCGATAAATACATCAAGTGCAGGAAGTACATGTTTATGTGTATCTAGCAAATACGCCGCGATGAATGTGGCTGTGATGATGATAAGATAACCCAGATATTCCGCCAGAGTCAGACTATTGTAATATCCTACAGAATCCGGATAGACAAAAAGAGCAACAAACAGTAGAGCCATACCAAAGTAACGTGTTAAAGGACGAGACTGTTTCAGTGCTATCCAGATAATACCGGTACTCTCAAGTGACCAGAGTGCAGCAGAGACATCTGCATCAAAAATGTACG
Coding sequences:
- a CDS encoding Tll0287-like domain-containing protein — translated: MKLSLFAASLLIATSTMAADTAQTPNVKLEGVKYIKMLGGALKSQLQAKMKEDKTGLTALAFCTGSANDITNEVNKKLPPYAKVRRTSLKVRNGKVNTPDATDRKVMEEYVASIQAKKFSPKDIKVVEEGDVTRVYKPLVAKAVCLKCHGTDLSPKISEAIKTAYPNDKATGFKEGDLRGVIIAEIKKH
- a CDS encoding DUF2339 domain-containing protein; this encodes MEKIVSRLLDKDTKPVAQTLTVEQQAVKPETKPVESEDQAEEEPEYVSAVSQLEMAHESPKPTRDTAPKEAYVHTEPSWLMQMLSNYFTGGNLLVRIGGVILFFGLAFLVKYAAEHSVISIEMRLWGIALIAVALIVTGWRLRDREGAYGQILQGLGVAILYLLIYGASKFYGLLSLEMAFVLMLGVVVLGSILAVMEDSLPLALFATAGGFLVPILTSSGDGSHIMLFSYYAFLNLGLFIVAWFRSWRVLNVVGFLFTFVIATVWGVLRYKSELFTTTEPFLILYFFMYLCISVLFTIKHPFEPKNLVDGTLVFGLPMIAFPLQISLVHDFSYAEAYSALFLGLLYLALWFWLKNKERTLLLAQSFLALSVVFFTIAIPYIFDADVSAALWSLESTGIIWIALKQSRPLTRYFGMALLFVALFVYPDSVGYYNSLTLAEYLGYLIIITATFIAAYLLDTHKHVLPALDVFIAKVYLFFAILFWFTGTLNILPRIYAFVAGQDILFTLIAGTLLLVAVTMKVQWQLLVKTLQGFLFLGMLVFFLQAGGIIRLLYVHPFVDLGAVLYGIFLLLHFLLLYLYRKEWQWAKAIHVAGLWFFVLVVSLELHYHIENLYHQQSDSLMALACVPLVVSFLLMLPKQYRGWLEEQREAYQMLGAGGLLTALGVWQLRTFSVVPVGNALPVFNLLDIIQIMVLAMMGYWGYRQKNLLSKEAGNTLYGAVAIMGILLITVIFARAVHHSQGIAYNMHALWDSDYFQTGLSLLWSMIAIVLMVLSKRYGQKILWLGGFGLLIVVVLKLFFVELAHSGTIERIVSFIVVGTLLLLIGYFVPMPPGETEHDET